From a region of the Panicum virgatum strain AP13 chromosome 2K, P.virgatum_v5, whole genome shotgun sequence genome:
- the LOC120695963 gene encoding subtilisin-like protease 3, which produces MPRLYKRPPAPSLRFPSRHAHQQQETSASYDPIPLRTARHRSPPTPVHLPPASPSRSPTAMTRPRAAAAFLLVLLTSAAVSLTTATATAGGGRKGKHGQQQASVYMVMVKPPAQGVDCEAYQMGILATALGSEARAKAALVYSYKTVVSGFAAKLTPAQAAALQKHPDVLQALPDVKYTLQTDSNHLN; this is translated from the exons ATGCCGCGGTTATATAAGCGGCCACCGGCTCCCTCGCTTCGCTTCCCTTCCCGCCACGCCCATCAGCAGCAAGAAACCAGCGCGTCATACGATCCGATCCCACTGCGCACGGCGCGCCACCGCTCACCGCCAACCCCTGTCCATCTGCCCCCGGCCAGCCCCTCTCGATCGCCGACGGCGATGAcgcgcccgcgcgccgcggcagcCTTCCTGCTGGTCCTCCTCACATCCGCCGCCGTGTCCCtgaccacggccacggccacggccggcggcggcaggaaggGCAAGCACGGCCAGCAGCAGGCCAGCGTGTACATGGTGATGGTGAAACCCCCCGCCCAGGGCGTCGACTGCGAGGCCTACCAGATGGGCATCCTCGCCACCGCGCTCGGCAG CGAGGCGAGAGCCAAGGCGGCGCTGGTCTACAGCTACAAGACGGTCGTCAGCGGGTTCGCCGCCAAGCTCACGCCGGCGCAGGCCGCCGCGTTGCAGA AGCATCCTGACGTTCTCCAGGCGCTGCCTGACGTGAAGTACACCCTTCAGACCGACAGCAACCACCTCAACTGA